From a single Nitrogeniibacter mangrovi genomic region:
- a CDS encoding succinate dehydrogenase iron-sulfur subunit — MSKRTVQFKIYRYDPDRDDKPYMQDISVELEPSDKKLLDALVRLKAKDDSLSFRRSCREGVCGSDAMNINGKNGLACLTDVDSIPQPITLRPLPGLPVIRDLIVDMTQFFKQYHSIKPYLVNDDPAPERERLQSPEEREELNGLYECILCACCSTSCPSFWWNPDKFVGPAGLLAAYRFLADTRDQDTSGRLDNLEDPYRLFRCHSIMNCVDVCPKSLNPTRAIGKIKDMMVRRAV, encoded by the coding sequence ATGAGTAAACGTACCGTTCAATTCAAGATCTACCGTTACGATCCGGATCGCGACGACAAGCCCTACATGCAGGACATTTCCGTAGAGCTGGAGCCATCCGACAAGAAACTGCTCGACGCCTTGGTGCGTCTGAAGGCCAAGGACGATTCCCTGTCCTTCCGCCGTTCCTGCCGCGAAGGGGTGTGTGGCTCCGATGCCATGAACATCAATGGCAAGAACGGCCTGGCCTGCCTGACCGACGTGGACAGCATTCCGCAGCCGATCACGCTGCGTCCGCTGCCGGGTCTGCCGGTGATCCGCGACCTGATCGTGGACATGACGCAGTTCTTCAAGCAGTACCACTCGATCAAGCCGTATCTGGTCAACGACGATCCGGCGCCGGAGCGCGAGCGTCTGCAGTCGCCCGAGGAGCGCGAGGAGCTCAACGGGCTGTACGAGTGCATCCTGTGTGCCTGCTGCTCGACTTCGTGCCCGTCGTTCTGGTGGAACCCGGACAAGTTCGTCGGGCCCGCCGGTCTGCTGGCGGCCTATCGTTTCCTCGCCGACACGCGGGATCAGGACACCAGTGGGCGTCTTGACAATCTCGAGGATCCGTACCGCCTGTTCCGTTGCCACTCCATCATGAACTGTGTGGACGTCTGTCCGAAGAGCCTGAACCCGACCCGGGCGATCGGCAAGATCAAGGACATGATGGTCCGTCGCGCAGTATGA
- a CDS encoding FAD assembly factor SdhE: protein MTIHRGRVRWHCRRALLELDLVLARFLETQFDQLDESQLEILQELLNLEDHELWPMVNGSKECPETRWEPIIGMLRHSKASGGSGIKQ from the coding sequence ATGACCATCCATCGGGGGCGCGTTCGCTGGCACTGTCGCCGGGCTCTTCTGGAGCTCGACCTGGTGCTCGCGCGCTTCCTCGAAACACAATTCGACCAGCTGGACGAATCACAGCTGGAGATTTTGCAGGAGCTGCTCAATCTCGAAGACCATGAGCTCTGGCCCATGGTCAACGGGAGCAAGGAGTGCCCCGAGACGCGCTGGGAGCCGATCATCGGCATGCTGCGCCATTCAAAGGCATCGGGCGGTTCGGGCATCAAGCAATAA
- the gltA gene encoding citrate synthase, whose amino-acid sequence MSTERSANLTIDGNSYEFPIMSGTHGNDVIDIRSLGGQTGLFTYDSGFLSTASCKSTITYIDGNKGELLYRGYPIEQLAEHCNFLEVAYLLKNGELPNAQQKDDFEVTIKRHTMLHDQMIKFYSGFRRDAHPMAVMVGVVGALSAFYHDALDLQDAEHRNVSFNRLVAKLPTIVANAYKYNAGQPFMYPRNDLGYTANFMYMMFGTPCEEYKPNPVLVHALDTIFTLHADHEQNASTSTVRLAGSSGANPFACISAGIACLWGPAHGGANEACLEMLEEIGDVSRVGEYINRAKDKNDSFKLMGFGHRVYKNFDPRAKLMRKVCYEVLTELGLENDRLFKLAMELERIALEDEYFVEKKLYPNVDFYSGIVQKALGIPTSMFTCIFALARTVGWMTQWEEMMTDPEYKIGRPRQLYVGAARRDVVPIDQRG is encoded by the coding sequence ATGAGCACTGAACGTAGCGCAAACCTCACGATCGACGGCAACTCCTACGAGTTTCCGATCATGTCCGGCACCCACGGCAACGATGTCATCGACATCCGTTCGCTGGGCGGCCAGACCGGTCTTTTCACGTACGATTCCGGTTTCCTTTCGACCGCCAGCTGCAAGTCGACGATTACCTACATCGACGGCAACAAGGGCGAACTGCTGTATCGCGGTTACCCGATCGAGCAACTCGCCGAGCACTGCAACTTCCTGGAAGTGGCTTACCTGCTCAAGAACGGCGAACTGCCCAATGCGCAACAGAAGGACGACTTCGAGGTCACCATCAAGCGTCACACGATGCTGCATGACCAGATGATCAAGTTCTACAGCGGCTTCCGCCGTGATGCCCACCCGATGGCGGTCATGGTCGGTGTGGTCGGCGCGCTGTCGGCCTTCTACCACGACGCCCTGGACCTGCAGGACGCCGAGCACCGCAACGTCTCCTTCAACCGCCTGGTGGCCAAGCTGCCGACGATCGTGGCCAACGCGTACAAGTACAACGCCGGGCAGCCGTTCATGTACCCGCGCAACGATCTGGGCTACACCGCCAACTTCATGTACATGATGTTCGGTACGCCGTGCGAGGAGTACAAGCCGAACCCGGTGCTGGTGCATGCGTTGGACACCATCTTCACGCTGCACGCCGATCACGAGCAGAACGCCTCCACCTCCACGGTGCGTCTGGCCGGTTCCTCCGGAGCCAATCCGTTCGCCTGCATCTCCGCCGGCATCGCCTGCCTCTGGGGCCCGGCACACGGTGGCGCCAACGAGGCCTGCCTGGAAATGCTCGAAGAGATCGGCGACGTCTCCCGCGTGGGTGAGTACATCAACCGGGCCAAGGACAAGAACGATTCGTTCAAGCTGATGGGTTTCGGTCACCGCGTCTACAAGAACTTCGACCCGCGCGCCAAGCTCATGCGCAAGGTGTGCTACGAGGTTCTGACCGAACTGGGCCTAGAAAACGATCGCCTCTTCAAGCTGGCCATGGAACTGGAGCGGATCGCGCTCGAGGACGAGTACTTCGTCGAGAAGAAACTCTATCCGAACGTCGACTTCTACTCCGGCATCGTCCAGAAGGCACTTGGCATCCCGACCTCCATGTTCACCTGCATCTTCGCGCTGGCGCGCACGGTGGGCTGGATGACCCAGTGGGAAGAAATGATGACCGATCCGGAATACAAGATCGGCCGTCCGCGGCAGCTCTATGTTGGCGCTGCCCGCCGCGATGTCGTACCTATCGATCAACGCGGCTGA
- a CDS encoding 2-oxoglutarate dehydrogenase E1 component, giving the protein MMKQLRSNSMLFGANAPFVEELYESYLSDPDSVPDEWRTYFDGLKAGAAAAVRDVAHTPIITAFEQMAKRGPVRVVKGGEGNKRQVSTLQLINAYRFLGNRWANLDPLKRNERPHVAELEPSYYGFTEGDLNEQFNVGSFHAFSTEQASLREILEAVRQTYCGSIGSEYMYISDISQKRWIQARLESIKATPSYSPEQKKHILRRVTAAETLEKYLHTKYVGQKRFSLEGGDSTIVAMDELINVAGTLGAQEIVIGMAHRGRLNVLVNTLGKSPSELFAEFEGKAEVDLSAGDVKYHKGFSSDVMTAGGPVHLTLAFNPSHLEIINPVVEGSVYARQVRRDDAKKNQVLPVLIHGDSAVAGQGVNQEMLNFSQTRGYGTGGTVHIVVNNQIGFTTSDPRDYRSSLYCTDIFKMVEAPIFHVNGDDPEAVALVTALAVEFRNEFKKDVVIDLICYRKLGHNEQDEPMVTQPLMYRKVAQHPGTRKLYADRLVREGVCAENEPDQMIQEYREHLDKGELLANPVLSGHNRKFAVDWTPYIGQEYTDECDTSVPATELKRLAERLTDLPEGFVLHSRVKKIITDRAAMGRGEQPIDWGMGENLAYASLLVQGFGVRLSGEDVGRGTFFHRHAVLHDQSRERWDEGAYVPLMHIQEGQGGMQVFDSVLSEEAVLGFEYGYATAEPEHLPVWEAQFGDFANGAQVVIDQFISSGEAKWGRMAGLTLLLPHGYEGQGPEHSSARLERYMQLCAENNMQVCVPTTPAQIFHLLRRQMVRKLRKPLVVITPKSLLRHKEAVSELDELAKGQFQTVIGDVEKLDAKKVKRVVLCSGKIYYELMAYRREQKIKDIAVIRIEQLYPFPADKFTEELGRYPNLKEVVWCQEEPRNQGAWYWFASRQHLAKVLGGKQQLLLVSRPASASPAVGYYAKHNQQQKEVIENAFGVISE; this is encoded by the coding sequence ATGATGAAACAATTGCGCAGCAACTCGATGCTCTTCGGTGCCAACGCACCCTTTGTGGAAGAGCTCTACGAGTCCTATCTCTCCGACCCGGACAGCGTGCCGGACGAGTGGCGGACTTACTTCGACGGCCTCAAGGCCGGGGCGGCGGCGGCGGTGCGCGATGTGGCGCACACGCCGATCATCACCGCCTTCGAGCAGATGGCCAAGCGTGGTCCCGTCCGCGTCGTCAAGGGCGGGGAGGGCAACAAGCGGCAGGTCAGCACGCTGCAGCTGATCAACGCCTACCGCTTCCTGGGCAACCGCTGGGCCAACCTGGATCCGCTCAAGCGCAACGAGCGTCCGCATGTGGCCGAGCTCGAGCCGTCCTACTACGGGTTCACGGAAGGTGACCTGAACGAGCAGTTCAACGTCGGCTCCTTCCACGCCTTCTCGACCGAACAGGCTTCCCTGCGCGAGATCCTCGAAGCGGTTCGCCAGACCTACTGCGGCTCGATCGGTTCGGAGTACATGTACATCTCCGATATCAGCCAGAAGCGCTGGATCCAGGCCCGGCTCGAGAGCATCAAGGCGACCCCGTCGTATTCACCCGAGCAGAAGAAACACATCCTGCGCCGGGTGACTGCCGCGGAGACGCTGGAAAAATACCTGCACACGAAATACGTCGGCCAGAAGCGCTTCTCGCTCGAGGGTGGCGACTCCACCATCGTCGCGATGGACGAGCTGATCAACGTCGCCGGCACCCTGGGGGCGCAGGAGATCGTCATCGGCATGGCGCACCGTGGGCGTCTGAACGTGCTGGTCAATACCCTGGGCAAGTCCCCGTCGGAGCTGTTCGCCGAATTCGAGGGCAAGGCCGAAGTGGACCTGTCCGCAGGCGACGTGAAATACCACAAGGGCTTCTCGAGCGATGTGATGACCGCGGGCGGGCCGGTGCACCTGACGCTGGCCTTCAACCCGTCCCACCTGGAGATCATCAACCCGGTGGTCGAAGGTTCGGTGTACGCCCGCCAGGTGCGCCGCGACGACGCCAAGAAGAACCAGGTCCTGCCGGTGCTCATCCATGGCGACTCGGCGGTGGCCGGCCAGGGTGTGAACCAGGAGATGCTCAACTTCTCGCAGACCCGGGGCTACGGCACGGGCGGCACGGTGCACATCGTCGTCAACAACCAGATCGGTTTCACCACCTCCGATCCGCGTGACTATCGCTCGTCGCTGTATTGCACCGACATCTTCAAGATGGTCGAGGCGCCGATCTTCCACGTCAATGGTGACGATCCGGAAGCGGTGGCGCTGGTCACTGCGCTGGCGGTCGAGTTCCGCAACGAATTCAAGAAAGACGTGGTCATCGACCTCATCTGCTACCGCAAGCTCGGCCACAACGAGCAGGACGAGCCGATGGTCACCCAGCCGTTGATGTACCGCAAGGTGGCGCAGCATCCGGGCACGCGCAAGCTCTACGCCGACCGTCTGGTGCGCGAAGGCGTGTGTGCCGAGAACGAACCGGACCAGATGATCCAGGAATATCGCGAGCATCTGGACAAGGGCGAACTGCTCGCCAATCCGGTGCTCTCCGGCCACAACCGCAAGTTCGCGGTGGACTGGACGCCGTACATCGGTCAGGAATACACCGACGAGTGCGACACCAGCGTGCCGGCGACCGAGCTCAAACGCCTCGCCGAACGTCTGACCGACCTGCCCGAAGGCTTCGTGCTGCACTCCCGGGTCAAGAAGATCATCACCGACCGCGCGGCCATGGGCCGTGGCGAGCAGCCGATCGACTGGGGCATGGGCGAGAACCTGGCCTATGCCAGCCTGCTGGTGCAGGGTTTCGGTGTGCGCCTGTCCGGCGAAGACGTGGGACGCGGCACCTTCTTCCACCGTCACGCGGTGCTGCACGACCAGAGCCGCGAGCGCTGGGACGAGGGCGCCTATGTGCCGCTCATGCACATCCAGGAAGGCCAGGGTGGCATGCAGGTGTTCGACTCGGTCCTCTCCGAAGAGGCCGTGCTCGGCTTCGAATACGGTTACGCGACCGCGGAGCCGGAGCATCTGCCGGTGTGGGAGGCCCAGTTCGGCGATTTCGCCAACGGCGCCCAGGTGGTGATCGACCAGTTCATCAGCTCGGGTGAAGCGAAGTGGGGCCGCATGGCCGGGCTCACGCTGCTGCTGCCGCATGGCTACGAAGGCCAGGGGCCGGAGCATTCGTCCGCCCGTCTCGAGCGCTACATGCAGCTGTGCGCCGAGAACAACATGCAGGTGTGCGTGCCGACCACGCCGGCGCAGATCTTCCATCTGCTGCGTCGCCAGATGGTGCGCAAGCTGCGCAAGCCGCTGGTGGTGATCACGCCCAAGTCGCTGCTGCGTCACAAGGAGGCGGTGTCCGAGCTCGACGAGCTGGCCAAGGGGCAGTTCCAGACCGTCATCGGCGATGTGGAGAAGCTCGACGCCAAGAAGGTCAAGCGCGTGGTCCTGTGCTCCGGCAAGATCTACTACGAGCTGATGGCCTATCGCCGCGAGCAGAAGATCAAGGACATCGCGGTGATCCGGATCGAGCAGCTCTATCCGTTCCCGGCCGACAAGTTCACCGAGGAGCTGGGCCGCTATCCGAACCTGAAGGAAGTGGTGTGGTGCCAGGAAGAGCCGCGCAACCAGGGCGCCTGGTACTGGTTCGCCTCGCGCCAGCATCTGGCCAAGGTGCTCGGCGGCAAGCAGCAGCTGCTCCTGGTCAGCCGTCCGGCATCCGCCTCGCCCGCGGTGGGCTACTACGCCAAGCACAATCAGCAGCAAAAAGAAGTCATCGAGAACGCCTTCGGCGTCATCTCCGAATAA
- the odhB gene encoding 2-oxoglutarate dehydrogenase complex dihydrolipoyllysine-residue succinyltransferase, translating to MLIEVKVPQLSESVSEATLVSWHKKEGEAVSRDENLIDIETDKVVLETPAPADGVLVKIIMGDGETVTSGDLIAQIDTEAKAAKGAEKAHEPAPEVTPPPAAKSSSAAAGSASPSARKILDEKGVAEADVKGSGRGGRVTKADALAAEKGTAAAAPAVTVADGERPEERVPMTRLRARIAERLLQSKNENAILTTFNEVNMGPIMALRAEYKDKFEKVHGVRLGFMGFFVKAAVAALKKFPILNASVDGNDIVYHGYFDIGIAVGSPRGLVVPIIRDADQMSIADIEKKIAEYGQKAKEGKISLEELTGGTFSISNGGVFGSMLSTPIINPPQSAILGIHATKDRPVVENGQIVIRPINYLAMSYDHRIIDGREAVLGLVTMKEALEDPARLLLDV from the coding sequence ATGCTGATCGAAGTCAAAGTCCCGCAGCTGTCCGAGTCCGTCTCCGAAGCCACGCTGGTGAGCTGGCACAAAAAAGAAGGCGAGGCCGTCTCGCGCGACGAAAACCTGATCGACATCGAGACCGACAAGGTCGTTCTGGAAACCCCGGCCCCGGCCGACGGCGTGCTGGTCAAGATCATCATGGGCGACGGCGAGACCGTGACCAGCGGTGACCTGATCGCCCAGATCGATACCGAAGCCAAAGCCGCCAAGGGCGCTGAAAAGGCGCACGAGCCGGCACCGGAAGTCACGCCGCCGCCCGCGGCCAAGTCGTCGTCGGCCGCGGCCGGCAGCGCCAGCCCGTCCGCACGCAAGATCCTCGACGAGAAGGGTGTGGCCGAGGCCGACGTGAAGGGCAGCGGCCGTGGCGGTCGCGTCACCAAGGCCGATGCCCTGGCCGCCGAGAAGGGCACCGCTGCGGCGGCGCCGGCAGTGACGGTGGCCGACGGCGAGCGTCCGGAAGAGCGCGTGCCGATGACCCGTCTGCGCGCCCGCATCGCCGAGCGTCTGCTCCAGTCCAAGAACGAGAACGCGATCCTGACCACCTTCAACGAGGTGAACATGGGCCCGATCATGGCCCTGCGCGCCGAGTACAAGGACAAGTTCGAGAAAGTGCACGGTGTGCGCCTGGGCTTCATGGGCTTCTTCGTCAAGGCCGCCGTGGCGGCCCTGAAGAAATTCCCGATCCTGAACGCCTCGGTCGATGGCAACGACATCGTCTATCACGGCTACTTCGATATCGGTATCGCCGTGGGCAGCCCGCGCGGCCTCGTGGTGCCGATCATCCGTGATGCCGACCAGATGTCCATCGCCGATATCGAGAAGAAGATCGCCGAATACGGCCAGAAGGCCAAGGAAGGCAAGATCTCCCTCGAGGAGCTCACCGGCGGGACCTTCTCCATCTCCAACGGTGGCGTGTTCGGCTCCATGCTGTCCACCCCGATCATCAACCCGCCGCAGTCGGCCATCCTCGGCATCCATGCCACCAAGGATCGTCCGGTGGTCGAGAACGGTCAGATCGTGATCCGCCCGATCAACTACCTGGCCATGTCCTACGATCACCGCATCATCGACGGCCGGGAAGCCGTGCTCGGTCTGGTGACCATGAAGGAAGCGCTCGAGGATCCGGCCCGCCTGCTGCTGGACGTCTAA
- the lpdA gene encoding dihydrolipoyl dehydrogenase, translating to MSKKEFDVVVIGGGPGGYVAAIRAAQLGFKTACAESNPYADPKGEPRLGGTCLNVGCIPSKALLHTSHLFEEAGHAFADQGIKVGKPSIDVPTMIGRKAKVVDQLTGGIKGLFKKNKVTMLPGHGSFVAKSAGGWTLKVGDEEVEAKQVIVATGSTARHLDGIPVDNTLICDNIGALDIDAVPKKLGLIGSGVIGLEMGSVWRRLGAEVTILEAMDSFLAAADQDVAKEAQKVFTKQGLNIKLGVKVGKVTPAKNKKSVTVEYEDKDGQQKESFDRLIVSVGRVPNTAGLNAEAVGLKIDARGFVEVDDHCKTNLDGVWAVGDVVRGPMLAHKAMEEAVMVAELMAGQSGHCNFDTVPWVIYTSPEIAWVGKTEQQLKADGVKYRAGKIPFLANGRALGMGDTTGFVKMLACAETDRILGVHIIGANASELIAEAVVTMEFHGAAEDLARICHAHPTLSEAVHEAALAVDKRPLHF from the coding sequence ATGTCGAAGAAAGAATTTGACGTCGTGGTCATCGGTGGTGGCCCCGGCGGTTACGTGGCGGCCATCCGCGCCGCCCAGCTGGGTTTCAAGACGGCCTGCGCCGAGTCCAACCCGTACGCCGATCCGAAAGGCGAGCCGCGTCTGGGCGGCACCTGCCTGAACGTGGGCTGCATCCCGTCCAAGGCGCTGCTGCACACCTCGCACCTGTTCGAGGAAGCTGGCCACGCCTTTGCCGACCAGGGCATCAAGGTGGGCAAGCCGAGCATCGACGTGCCGACCATGATCGGCCGCAAGGCCAAGGTGGTCGACCAGCTCACCGGCGGCATCAAGGGCCTGTTCAAGAAGAACAAGGTCACGATGCTGCCGGGGCATGGCAGCTTCGTCGCCAAGTCCGCCGGCGGCTGGACGCTCAAGGTGGGTGACGAAGAAGTCGAGGCGAAGCAGGTCATCGTCGCCACCGGTTCCACGGCGCGTCACCTCGACGGCATCCCGGTCGACAACACGCTCATCTGCGACAACATCGGTGCGCTCGACATCGACGCGGTGCCCAAGAAGCTCGGTCTGATCGGCTCCGGCGTGATCGGCCTCGAGATGGGGTCCGTGTGGCGCCGCCTGGGTGCCGAGGTGACCATCCTCGAAGCCATGGACAGCTTCCTTGCCGCCGCCGACCAGGACGTGGCCAAAGAGGCCCAGAAGGTGTTCACCAAGCAGGGCCTGAACATCAAGCTGGGCGTCAAGGTGGGCAAGGTCACGCCGGCCAAGAACAAGAAATCGGTCACCGTCGAGTATGAAGACAAGGACGGCCAGCAGAAAGAGAGCTTCGATCGCCTGATCGTCTCCGTCGGCCGGGTGCCGAACACCGCGGGCCTCAACGCCGAGGCGGTGGGCCTCAAGATCGACGCGCGTGGTTTCGTCGAGGTGGACGATCACTGCAAGACCAACCTGGACGGCGTGTGGGCGGTGGGCGACGTGGTGCGCGGCCCGATGCTGGCCCACAAAGCCATGGAAGAAGCCGTGATGGTCGCCGAGCTGATGGCGGGCCAGTCCGGCCATTGCAACTTCGACACCGTTCCGTGGGTCATCTACACCTCGCCGGAGATCGCCTGGGTCGGCAAGACCGAGCAGCAGCTCAAGGCGGACGGCGTCAAGTACCGCGCCGGCAAGATCCCGTTCCTGGCCAACGGTCGGGCGCTGGGCATGGGGGACACCACCGGCTTCGTGAAGATGCTCGCCTGCGCCGAGACCGATCGCATCCTCGGGGTGCACATCATCGGGGCCAATGCCTCCGAACTGATCGCCGAGGCCGTGGTGACCATGGAATTCCATGGCGCCGCGGAAGATCTGGCCCGCATCTGCCACGCGCACCCGACCCTGTCGGAAGCCGTGCATGAAGCCGCCCTGGCGGTCGACAAGCGCCCGCTGCACTTCTAA
- the zapE gene encoding cell division protein ZapE — MPHRVLKVPEHGMIDAYKATLAERGYSPDPAQEAAVKRLQRLYSDLLGFKVARQSFLKKYVFKPQQPRSVYFWGGVGRGKSFLMDCFFESIPYRRKRRVHFHAFMQEVQNDLKQLNHLPDPLKTVADRIADETRLLCFDEFHVSDIADAMILGRLLEALFERGVIFVMTSNYPPDGLYPNGLQRINFLPTIGLLKQRFDVIEVDYGTDYRLRTLEQLEKYLVPDDDAARQRMSEDFFQIAGFEGAAGELEILGRRMTALRLAPGVVWFDFAVLCGGPRSQNDYLELAREHHTLLLSGVPKMNAGMSNEARRFTWLVDVLYDHRVKLIMSAAVDAPELYTEGNFANEFVRTVSRLLEMRSREYLGEAHRPE; from the coding sequence ATGCCCCATCGAGTCCTCAAGGTGCCGGAACACGGCATGATCGATGCCTACAAGGCCACCCTGGCAGAGCGCGGTTACAGCCCCGATCCCGCCCAGGAAGCGGCCGTCAAGCGCCTCCAGCGCCTGTATTCGGACCTGCTCGGCTTCAAGGTTGCCCGGCAGAGTTTCCTGAAGAAATACGTCTTCAAGCCGCAGCAGCCCAGGAGCGTCTATTTCTGGGGCGGCGTCGGTCGCGGCAAGAGCTTCCTGATGGATTGCTTCTTCGAGTCGATTCCGTATCGGCGCAAGCGCCGGGTGCATTTCCATGCCTTCATGCAGGAAGTGCAGAACGATCTGAAGCAGCTCAACCACCTGCCCGATCCGCTCAAGACCGTGGCCGATCGCATCGCGGACGAGACCCGGCTGCTGTGCTTCGACGAGTTTCACGTCTCCGACATCGCCGACGCGATGATCCTCGGCCGCCTGCTCGAGGCCTTGTTCGAGCGCGGGGTGATCTTCGTGATGACCTCCAACTACCCGCCCGACGGACTCTATCCGAACGGTCTGCAGCGCATCAATTTCCTCCCCACCATCGGGCTGCTCAAGCAGCGTTTCGATGTCATCGAGGTGGACTACGGCACCGATTACCGGCTGCGGACGCTGGAGCAGCTGGAGAAATATCTGGTGCCCGACGATGACGCGGCGCGCCAGCGCATGAGCGAGGATTTCTTCCAGATCGCCGGCTTCGAGGGCGCGGCGGGGGAGCTGGAGATTCTCGGTCGCCGCATGACGGCGCTGCGCCTGGCGCCGGGGGTGGTGTGGTTCGACTTCGCCGTGCTGTGCGGTGGGCCGCGGTCGCAGAACGACTATCTTGAACTGGCGCGCGAGCACCACACGCTGCTGCTCTCCGGCGTACCGAAGATGAACGCCGGCATGTCCAACGAGGCGCGACGTTTCACCTGGCTGGTGGACGTGCTTTATGATCATCGCGTCAAGTTGATCATGAGCGCCGCGGTCGATGCCCCTGAGTTGTACACCGAAGGCAACTTTGCCAACGAATTCGTGCGCACGGTCAGCCGTCTGCTCGAGATGCGCTCGCGTGAGTATCTGGGTGAAGCGCACCGGCCCGAGTGA
- a CDS encoding ATP-dependent DNA helicase, which translates to MSTLTDVFAPDGALADAVPGFAPRAQQQEMAERIEATIKANGVLIAEAGTGTGKTFAYLVPALMSGGKVLISTGTKTLQDQLYRRDLPTVRAALKLPLSTALLKGRANYVCHYHLARNASEGRFRSPQEVAHLRKIVRFAEITGTGDKAECHDVPEDSPAWIAATSTRDNCLGQDCPNVKECFILRARRAAMDADVVVVNHHLFFADVVLRDEGMGELLPACNTVIFDEAHQLPETATLFFGESVSSAQVIELARDTRTETLAGAADCRDLIEATRKLEKAARDWRLSVNGENLRIGMDQLDRHPQFTQALDGLHAELERFGKLLGTQAERSEGLANCLRRLDELFVRLQRWRHPEEAQVVRWVEVFTQSILIHSTPLQVGALFVRQMEGHPRAWIFTSATLAVGADFSHYMRELGLNLLETAPDCAVWGSPFDYEARSLLYAPTPMPDPNDPGYPDAVADVAFPLIEAAQGRTFVLCTSLRAMRLIHERLADKLERAGLALPLLVQGEASRSTLLAQFRALGNAVLVASQSFWEGVDVPGDALSVVVIDKLPFAPPDDPVLAARIEHLRKIGVNPFMTYQLPRTVINMKQGAGRLIRTERDKGVLVVCDPRMVDRPYGRRVWRSLPPMARTRIEQEAVAFLHTLPPVKRATDEEPAPADP; encoded by the coding sequence ATGAGCACGCTGACCGATGTCTTCGCGCCCGACGGGGCTCTTGCCGACGCCGTGCCGGGATTTGCGCCGCGCGCGCAGCAGCAGGAGATGGCGGAACGGATCGAGGCGACGATCAAGGCCAACGGCGTGCTGATCGCCGAGGCGGGCACGGGCACCGGCAAGACCTTCGCCTATCTCGTCCCCGCGCTGATGTCGGGCGGCAAGGTGTTGATCTCGACCGGAACCAAGACGCTCCAGGACCAGCTCTACCGGCGCGATCTGCCCACCGTCCGCGCCGCGCTCAAGCTGCCGCTCAGCACCGCGCTGCTCAAGGGGCGCGCCAACTACGTGTGCCACTATCATCTGGCGCGCAACGCCAGCGAAGGGCGCTTCCGCTCTCCGCAGGAGGTGGCGCATCTGCGCAAGATCGTGCGCTTCGCCGAGATCACCGGCACCGGCGACAAGGCCGAATGCCACGACGTGCCCGAAGACAGCCCGGCCTGGATCGCGGCCACCTCCACCCGCGACAACTGCCTCGGCCAGGACTGTCCCAACGTGAAGGAGTGCTTCATCCTGCGGGCGCGCCGTGCGGCGATGGACGCCGACGTGGTGGTGGTCAATCACCATCTGTTCTTCGCCGACGTGGTGCTGCGCGACGAGGGCATGGGCGAGCTGCTGCCGGCATGCAACACCGTCATCTTCGACGAGGCCCATCAGCTGCCCGAGACCGCCACCCTGTTCTTCGGCGAATCGGTCTCCAGCGCCCAGGTGATCGAGCTGGCGCGGGACACGCGCACCGAGACCCTGGCGGGCGCCGCCGACTGCCGCGACCTGATCGAAGCGACCCGCAAACTGGAGAAGGCGGCCCGCGACTGGCGCCTGAGCGTGAATGGCGAAAACCTGCGCATCGGCATGGACCAGCTCGATCGGCATCCACAATTCACCCAGGCGCTCGATGGCCTGCATGCCGAGCTGGAGCGCTTCGGCAAGCTCCTCGGCACCCAGGCCGAGCGTTCGGAAGGGCTCGCCAACTGCCTGCGGCGGCTCGACGAGCTGTTCGTTCGCCTGCAGCGCTGGCGCCACCCGGAAGAGGCGCAGGTGGTGCGCTGGGTGGAGGTGTTCACCCAGTCCATCCTGATCCACAGCACGCCGCTGCAGGTCGGCGCCCTGTTCGTGCGCCAGATGGAAGGGCATCCACGGGCGTGGATCTTCACTTCCGCCACCCTGGCGGTCGGGGCGGACTTCAGCCATTACATGCGTGAGCTCGGCCTCAACCTGCTCGAGACGGCGCCGGATTGCGCGGTCTGGGGCAGCCCCTTCGATTATGAAGCGCGCTCGCTGCTGTACGCACCCACCCCGATGCCGGATCCGAACGATCCCGGCTATCCCGACGCCGTGGCCGACGTGGCCTTCCCGCTGATCGAGGCGGCGCAGGGGCGCACCTTCGTGCTGTGCACCTCGCTGCGCGCCATGCGCCTCATCCACGAGCGCCTGGCCGACAAGCTCGAACGCGCCGGATTGGCGCTGCCCCTGCTGGTGCAGGGCGAAGCCTCGCGCAGCACCCTGCTGGCGCAGTTCCGCGCGCTGGGCAATGCGGTGCTGGTGGCCAGCCAGAGCTTCTGGGAGGGCGTGGACGTGCCCGGTGACGCGCTCTCGGTGGTGGTCATCGACAAGCTGCCCTTCGCGCCCCCCGACGATCCGGTGCTCGCGGCGCGCATCGAGCATCTGCGCAAGATCGGCGTCAATCCGTTCATGACCTACCAGCTGCCGCGCACGGTCATCAACATGAAGCAGGGCGCCGGTCGCCTGATCCGCACCGAACGGGACAAGGGCGTGCTCGTGGTGTGTGATCCGCGCATGGTGGACAGGCCCTACGGCCGCCGCGTCTGGCGCAGCCTGCCGCCCATGGCGCGCACCCGGATCGAGCAGGAGGCGGTTGCCTTCCTGCACACCTTGCCGCCGGTGAAGCGGGCCACGGACGAAGAACCGGCGCCGGCCGATCCGTGA